Part of the Engraulis encrasicolus isolate BLACKSEA-1 chromosome 1, IST_EnEncr_1.0, whole genome shotgun sequence genome, catccaTGATCTTTTGGTCTTTTTTGGTCTCTTTGGTTTTGCTGGCAGGGGTTGTTCTTTCCTTCAACAGCTGTATGTGCGGAATGGtggtctggtttgtgtgtgtttcagcatccATGATCTTTTGGTCTTGCTCTGTGACTTTGGTTTTGTTGGCAGCACTTGTCGTTTCCATCAACAGCTGGGTGTGCATAAGAGTAGTCTGGTTAGTGTGTGTCTCAGCATCCATGATCTTTTGGTCTTGTTTGGTGTCTTTGGTTTTCCTTGCAGAGATTGTTTCCTTCATCAGCTGGGTGTTTGGAACAGAAGTGGTGTGTGCGTCAGCGGATGGGGCAGCCTTGGATCTTCTAAAAAGGCGGTAGTACCAGCGTTTGCCTTGCAGCTTCCTCCTGGCTTTCCCCTCCCTCACCCTCCTGTTAATCTCTTGGGCAGTCAGCATGTTCTGGCTGTTGTCAGTGCTGGTGGTGTTGAGAACAGTGTGGGTCTTCTGGCAGGCCTCACCCACCTCCACACTGTCCTCCGTGGGAGgtgccacagcacagcagagcaagcTGAGGGCGGCAAAGACCAAGCCAAACACCAAGAGGGTGTACAGGAGAAGCTTGGCGAGGTCCTTCATGAACTCAAAGTGTGAGAATTCGTCCACAACCTGGTGCTGTTTGAGCTTCTTGGTAGGCTTTGCTTCTTGCTCTTTTCTGCCCTCGTCAACAATCCGATGCGTCTCCATGTCCTTCTTGCTGGGCTTTGGTTGCTCTTCGCTCCTCAGAGGTGGGTGTGGGAAGCTCCCCACTCTCTTATGGTTGTTGGCATCTTCGATCTTTTGGTGTGGTTCAATCTTCTTGGATTCGCTTGCAAGGGTTGTCGTTTCCATCAACAGCTGGGTATGCGGAAGAGTAGTCTGGTTGGTATGTGTCTCAGCATCCATGATCTTTTGGTCTTGGCTTTCGGTGTCTTTGGTTTTGCTGGCAGGGGTTGTTTCCTTTAACAGCTGGGTGTGTGGAACGGAAGTGGAGTGTGCGTCAGCGGATGGGGCAGCCTTGGATCTTTTGCGTTTGCCTTGCAGCTTCCTCCTGGctttcctctccctcactctcctgtTAATCTCTCGGGCAGTCAGCATGTTCTGGCCGTTGTCAGTGTCGGGGGTGTTGAGAACAGTGTGGGTCTTCTGGCGGGCCTCACCCACCTCCACACTGTCCTCCGTGGGAGGtgtcacagcacagcagaggaagCTGAGGATTAGTAGCCTCCATCTGTGTGCCTTCGTGTCCTTTGTCTTGGGGTGCTGTGCAGGGCAGTCACCCCCTGGCCCTCTGGCCATTATGGCTTGTGTGTGCACAGCCACGTGTATCAGTAGGCTTCAAATCTTGATCTCTGAAGGGGACAAATGAATTCGGCAGAGAGGACATACAATAATGAGAAAACATATTTGCCAAGAGAGTTTGATTTCTACATTAATAAGACCAGTGCACCCAGCCAAGGTGTTATACAGTACACCTGTGCCAAACCACACAACATTTAATTAACATTTAGGCCAGAAACTAGAAGAAATTAAATTGTTCATAAACTCAATACACAAAATGTACTGGTTT contains:
- the LOC134438977 gene encoding uncharacterized protein LOC134438977 translates to MARGPGGDCPAQHPKTKDTKAHRWRLLILSFLCCAVTPPTEDSVEVGEARQKTHTVLNTPDTDNGQNMLTAREINRRVRERKARRKLQGKRKRSKAAPSADAHSTSVPHTQLLKETTPASKTKDTESQDQKIMDAETHTNQTTLPHTQLLMETTTLASESKKIEPHQKIEDANNHKRVGSFPHPPLRSEEQPKPSKKDMETHRIVDEGRKEQEAKPTKKLKQHQVVDEFSHFEFMKDLAKLLLYTLLVFGLVFAALSLLCCAVAPPTEDSVEVGEACQKTHTVLNTTSTDNSQNMLTAQEINRRVREGKARRKLQGKRWYYRLFRRSKAAPSADAHTTSVPNTQLMKETISARKTKDTKQDQKIMDAETHTNQTTLMHTQLLMETTSAANKTKVTEQDQKIMDAETHTNQTTIPHIQLLKERTTPASKTKETKKDQKIMDADTHTHRTTPLYTQLLKEMTTLASKSKKIEPHQKIVDANSHKRVGSYPHPPLRSNLEEPKPSKKDMETQRIVDEGRKEQELKSTKELKQHQAVDEFSHFEFKRVSRRRLVRSFMVFGLVFAILSFLCCAVAPPTEDGVEVGEARQKTHTVLNTPDTDNGQNMLTAREINRRVREGKARRKLQGKRWYYRLFRRSKGCPVR